The DNA region aaagggaaggggaaagggaaggggaaagggaagggaagggggaaagggaagggaagggaaaaagggaagggaagaaggaaagggaagggaaggaaaggagaaagggaaggggaaaggaaaggggaaagggaaggggaaaggaaagggaagggaagggaagacacacacagacacactctctcaatctctctctctctgtggcCCCCCGAGGCAGGGCCACACCGGGAAGCGGAGCCGAGGCTTTCCCACACAGGGACGGCCCCAAACCTTTCCCAAACAGTTCCTACCGAGGGGGGGGGCGGCTGAAggttggggggggacacgacacgacacgacaccTGGGAGAAACAAATGGGTGTGGTGTGATGCTGACCATACCCCTGTGCCGGCGGGAGGGCACCCCCACgccccacgccccccgccccccgcgccgcttCCCCGCCGCGGGCCCGGGCCGAGCTGTGGGGGGGGAGAGGCCCGGGCTCCTCCGGGCGAGAGGCGGGCAGCCGCCTGCCTTATTCAGCCCTCTGATTGGTCACTGCCAGAGGAGAGCGCTTAGGACTGGAGGGGCGACTGGGTAGTTGCCATTGGTCAGCCTCCACGAGGTAAATTCGGGTTTCGATTGGCGGAGGGGTCGCTCCTGCTTGTTGATTGGCTAGGGCGCAGCGCTGCGGTCTTTCCCGTTCCGGTAGGCGCTGACCTTGCCCGGGAGCGGAGCCGCCCGTGGGCCCCGGTGCCTGGAGCCGCAGCCCGCAGCCATGGTGGCCTACTGGCGGCAGGCCGGCCTCAGGTACCCGCCTGCCGGCGACAAGGCTCCTCTCGCGACTTCCTCGCGATAGCTGTAGCGGCCGGCGGCGAGGGCCTCGCAGGAAGGGCTGGCGGGGTCTCAGCGGCGCCTCTGGGGGGGGTGGAGAAGCTTTTGGGACGCGTTTGAGCCTCACCTGCGTTTTGTccccccttttctctcctgcctttAGTTACATCCGGTATTCCCAGATCTGTGCCCAGGTTGTTAGAGCAGCCATGAAGCCTCAGTacaaagcagaggcagagagggcGGCAGCGGCCACTGTGAAAACTGTGAAACCCAAGAAGGAATAAAACGTAAGTAAATCGAATGGGCTGGGGTGCCTTATTGGAGCTCTTTATACGAGGGGTGTTGGTTTCCCAGTGTGAGTCGGGTTAAGGACAGTCTGTAACTGCTTGGCTCGTTTCGTGCTATATGTGGAAAATTGGCTCTGATCTTCATGCGTGAAAGTGGAACGGATTGGTTTACTGCAGCTGAGTGCAGATGTCTGATCCGAGTGTTTCCCGATTACGCGCAGGATACGAAAGTGCATAATCTCATTAGTTCAGTAAAATGAGATGTTCTCTCCATCAGGCCCTGCTTTGAACAATTCGGGGTTTGGTCAAACTTGTTACAGACTTGTGCAAAACAGCCGAGTTTCTGTAGTGATGTTCATAGGTCTCCTGTCTCTTACTTTACTAAGCCAAGAGACAGCCTCTCTGAACTACTGTTTCCCCTAGTCAGTGAGGCTTATCTACTGTGAAAGATAGATGCTACTTATACCTGATATGTGACATTGCATCATGAGCAGCTGAAATCCCTTCTGAGTAGAACAGCTTCTATTCCTGATCTGAGATTAAATATTATTACATTTTGTTTGAAGTGTACTGTGTACGTATTCTTGCATCGAATAACCTGTATTTTAAATCTCTCATAGGAGCTGATCTGTGGTGAAGACTtaacagcaaactgcaaagcTGTAGGCAAGCTCAAGACTCTGCAACATAATGTCATCACATTAACTGTAAAACTTGCCTCTGTATGTAAATCAGCATGCtaataaatgtaatttctgttaAACAATGTATGGAAAGTGGTGTTCCTCTTGAAACAAAGTACTCCATTTTGCAGAGACGTTAAATTTTCACTTGTGTTAAAATAGAAGACCGTTTTTGTCACAGTCTACCATTCATAGCAAGATATGTTTAGTTTTAAGGCAAATCTCTTGATTTCATGCTGATATTTCAGGTCCGGCAATGAGTGAGAGAATTAGTTCTTGTTTAAAACTTTTCTGCCTACTTCCCTTCAATGATTAAtgattactttggaaaaaagttttcttcactAAAACCTATGTCAACAGAGAATATAAGCATATAATTTTGATAATTAAAACCACCTCTGTCAGTTCTCTCTGCTGGAAGTGGAAGTGGTTGGCTTTAAGATTCTCTGTCATCATGGTGTTCATCTTCCACTGGTGCTTAGAACAAAACTAACTCAGCAAAAATCAATTTGATGAGGCTTAGTGTTAAGACTGAACTGGAAAGAGGATATTGGGCCATGCGTGTGCTGCACAGGATTTGATCTCCAAAGCTGTCTGGAACACTGAGCAGTGAGTCAGGAGCTGGCAACCTGGCTTCCTGTAcgtggtggggaaggaggcgCAGAAATCCCTGGACTGTACTATGATCACTCAACTATTGGTTGTCCTTGTTAACACTTTGTCACTTTActgggagggagagagacatGCATTCACTGGAAACAGTAGGAATGGAGGGTGACATTCcattagaatcacagaatcatttaggttggaaaagacctttaaaatcaagtccaaccattaacctaacactgccaagtccaccactaaaccatgtccctgagcaccacatctacatgtcttttgaacaccttcagggatggggactcaaccacttccctgggcagcctgttccagtgcttcacaaccctttccatggagaaatttttcctaatatccagtctaaacctcccctggtgcagcttgaggccatttcctctcgtcctattgcttgttacatGGGAGAACAGACCAAtgcccacctcactgcaacctcctttcaggtggctgtagagagcagtaaggtctcccctgagtgtccttttctccaggctgaacaaccccagctccctcagccgctcctcagaaggcctgtgctccagacccttcaccagcctggttgcccttctctgaacacgctccagcacctcaatgtctttcttgtagtgaggggcccaaaactggacacagtattccaggtgtggcctcaccagtgccaagtacaggggaacaatcacctccctgtcctgctggccacactattcctgatacaggccaggatgctgttggccctcttggccacctgggcacacttgctggctcatgttcagccgctgtctaccaacacccccaggtccttttcagccaggcagctttccagccactcttccccaagcctggagcgttgcatggggttgttgtgacccaagtgcaggacctggcacttggccttgttgaacctcatacagttggcctcggcccatcagtccagcctgtccaggtcccccTGCAGGGCCCTCCTACCTCCAAGCCAAATCCatcccaatttggtgtcatctgcaaatttactgagggtgcactcgatcccctcatccagatcattgataaagatgttaaacgGCATTGGCCCCAcaactgagccctggggaacaccacttgtgaccagtcgccagctggatttaactccattcaccactactctgggcccagccatccagccgGTTtcttacccagcaaagagtatgcccgtccaagccacgagcagccagtttctccaggagaatgctgtgggaaatggtgtcgAAAGCCatactaaagtctaggtagacaacatccacagcctttccctcatctgcTAAACAGGTCACCTTGTCAGGGAAGGCGATTGGGTTggccaagcaggacctgcctttcgtaGACCCACGGTGACTGGCCCGATCACCTGGCTGTCCTGTTTGTCCATTAGCTcttggctggggcaggggcgaAGTCATACTTTCAGCTGTATTGGTTTGGGGGGAGTGTTTGCatgttcctgctgctgtgtttcttcACAAGTCTAACGTTGTCCCACTGCACAGGAAGGAATACAGCATGCTTACAGAATTGATTTCAGGTTTGCATTTGCCTAGATACTGCTGCTGTTGACTCAAACATGAGGGACGTCTTTCTTCACAGTACAATAAACTTGCTCTTCAAAGAGCATAATAAAACAAGCTCAACTTTTTCACATAATTTAAAGTTAGTGCTTACAAGAATAAACTATGATTTTTGTCTATCAAATGTTTCAAGTATTGAAGTATTTTATAGCATggtatataatttttattttaaagaatattataAATACAGTCTTAAGTAGATGGCTGTGAATGgcaagaaacttttttttttcttccctaaagTGAAGGTACGTTTTTGATTTGCTGAGTGCCATTGAACTTATATCTAACTAGCTGCAAATCATTCCATCCATTTTGCTGTACTGAATGATAAGAAGAAAATTTACGGTAGTCAGTatgtggggcgggggggggcgacACACGACACACACCACACCAAAACTTTTACAGTGTTCACAACTTTGTATGCTAATGTAACGCAATCTATagtttgaaacagaaacaaaccacaCAATGATAATGAATACAAGCAATAATATCAGCCAGCAATGTAACAGAACTATTAAAGTActtactctgaaaaaaaaaagtaagaatgtATACATTCAGTCTTTCGCCCCATTTCgtttcccctccccctgcaaCTTAAGGAACTAAACTTGTCTACGGAGCTAGAGCAGTTTGTGGAGCgtgtaataaaaaaagatgataCTGCCTTTCTAGGCCTTACAGACGTGCATGTTTTCCTAAAACAGTAACAAGTtcacaaacaaaacatgaaCTGTGCTTACCtgagaataaatacatttgatGAGTTGATAGcatattttgctgttgcttatGACCCTgatacatatacacacagaggCTGTATATTACATTCAGTGTCTGGTGAAAATATTCTAAAAGTGAATACATTTACAAGAAAAGCTGTTAGGAGAACTTGTCTTCACAGTGGCTCTTTTTTTGGGAGAGAATCAGTGTCAACAGTTGTTTAGGAGAGTAAAGCATAGCTGCCATTAATTTCAAAAGCGTTGTGTTGTAATATTGGATACATTTTGGCcagatgcagagaaaaaacTCTTAAGGAAGGTGTTATTTTTGGTATGCAGATGATGgctactgctttttctttagtgAGTGTCAACAGGCTTATTCGGGGAATGTTTTGATGTTACCATTGTTTTTACAGTGCTTCCTTTTCTGGGCTGGCTTCCACTTCTACCTCTTCATATTCCTCAACATCTGCAGTGGCATCCTGGTACTGTTGGTACTCAGACACAAGGTCATTGGTGTTACcttctgcttcagaaaactCTAGCTCATCCATACCTTCCCCAGTATACCAAtggagaaatgcttttcttctgaacatAGCTGAGAACTGTTCAGAAACCCTGATGAAGAGCTCCTGAATGGCTGTGTTATTGCCTATAAAGGTAGCTGCCATCTTCAATCCTCGTGGTGGTATGTCACACACAGCCACTTTGACATTATTAGGGATCCACTCCACAAAGTAGGAACTATTCTTGGTCTGGACAGCTAGCAACTGCTCATCCACTTCTCTGGTAGACATTCGGCCTCTGAAAATGCATGCCACAGTCAAATAACGTCCGCGACGAGGGTCGCAGGCTGCCATCATGTTGCGTGCATCAAACATTTGTTGAGTAAGCTCTGGCACTGAGAGGGCTCTGTACTGTTGGCTACCTCGAGCTGTCAGTGGAGCAAAGCCTGGCATAAAGAAATGCAGGCGAGGAAAAGGCACCATGTTAACAGCCAGCTTCCTCAGATCTGCATTCAGCTGACCAGGAAAACGGAGTGAGGTTGTGACACCGCTCATCGTTAGGGACACTAAGTGGTTGAGGTCACCATAGGTGGGATTGGTGAGCTTTAAAGTTCTGAAACAGATATCGTATAGAGCTTCATTGTCAATGCAAAAGGTTTCGTCTGTATTCTCTATTAGTTGATGGATGGAGAGGATGGCATTATACGGCTCTACAACTGTGTCGGATACTTTGGGTGAAGGCACAACACTGAAAGTGTTCATAATCCTGTCAGGATATTCTTCTCTGATTTTGTTGATGAGGAGCGTGCCCATACCTGAGCCTGTACCACCACCAAGCGAATGGATGAGCTGGAATCCCTGAAGGCAGTCACAGCTCTCACACTCATTCCTGACCACATCCATGACGTTTTCAATCAGTTCAGCGCCTTCTGTGTAATGGCCCTTAGCCCAGTTGTTTCCAGCACCTGAATTACCTGTaaacagaattacagaaagaaCAGCCACAAAGTTAACAAGAGAATTTTTAAAGGCTACAAAGATGCGAGTTAAAAGGCTGTTTTGGGACAGTTGACTCTAGTTAAGTTTGCTGACAGCATGCTGTACATACCATGAATAAAATTGTCAGGTCGAAAGAGTGGGCCTATTTTGCTAGACCGTACACTGTCCATCGTACCAGGTTCCAGGTCCACCAAGATAGAACGGGGCACGTATTTATGGGCtaggacaaaagaaaatgaatgcgACCAATTACTTTTAGAAGTCAAAGAGACAGGCTTATAATGTACTCTGAAAAATCCCACCGACCTACAGTGATTTGgggatatatatttttttaaattacttattttaacCTTCATGTTGGCTCTGCAAATTGCTCTGCCAACACCCTAACGGTGCTGAGCACTTACAGTAAGCCTCATTGAAGTACACATTAATTCGCTCAAGCTGCAGTGATGCATCCCCACGGTAGTTTCCAGCGGTGTCAATCCCATGTTCATCACTTATCACCTCCcagaactgaaaaaggaaagaggttCAATACACtcacaaagatttattttttttcagcacaatGTGTTcatcagctctgctgtgctcaTGCCAGATGGTACATAAAGTGGGAACTGTGCCTGAGGTGGGGGATGTTCTGCCATTTACAGTTTTGCCATTGTATTAGATCAGAGTGGGGATCCTCCTCTCCCGCCTCCTCAAATAAGTTCAAGGGAAGAGTTTAGTAGACTATTTATGTGCTAATAGGTGGAGGTCCTCAATTTGTTCCCTTTATAGTAAAGGAAAATTTATATTAGTTTAAATAACACAGGTACCAGTTGGTATGAGCTTAACAAAGTCGGGGGGTGTGTGGACTGGAGAGGGTTGCTTTGAGGCCTGTCATGCACAAGTGGGACTGTGGCATGGCAAAGCTGGCTCACACAAATTTGTATGAGAGCAATGCTTTCCACAAGCAGATGTTGGTCCTAAACGTCCTATCTTGACATTCATATGGATGTCTCGTACTGGGGCTCTTATCTaggcagcagccacagcagtgtTAATGTAGACACACCCACCCACTATAATGACCaggctattttaattttaaaggtcTTCTGGTTTAGCATCCAGTCAATTTCAAGTGTACAAACACACCATTGCCAACATGTGCAggtgtttttttgtgtgtgtgtgcactttTCTACAGGTCTTATTAGACATAAGCGGTTTCCAGGtcaaagccaacagaaaaaatacaaaacttccAACTATCACACTGGCTGCATTCAAACTATCTGGATCTAACATGATATTCCCTGACTATCCACAGCTTCATGTTGCAATAAAAAGAATCAAGGTGAGACTTGTGGGAGcaagaaatggaggaagaacACAATGAAACAATCCTTCAGCTATCATGTTGTCCTCAAAGACCTCCCAGACCCAAATTaacccagatttttttttttttgacaactTCCTActaatcaattaaaaaaaaaggacatcacacagcaaaaagcactgttgttttcttttttctcctagcACACAAAGTCAGCAATGAGTGGCTTCTCTAAGTAACAGCATGGCAGTGTTTGAACCGTACAAAAGTACTCCAAATGACATGACTGCCTCTCACAGGAGGCCAGTTTGGCAGGAATCCTTAATTGCACTTTCTGCCACTCTTAGAAAAACCTAATTGGTGACTGATAGCACAGGGCAGTCTGTTGACCAATACAACCCTATAGTAATGATTATAATGTGGCAGAGCTACTGCTGGATGGCTGAACTAAAGCATCACAACTTTGCAGCCCTGGAATTACTGGCTTCTTCGCTTGTCCCAGTACTTTGCAGACCAGATTAGTGCCCCTGGGAATGTGAGTCCCAGCAGAAATGGTCTGGAGCACTTACCAGGACTAATCACTGTGCCATTGTTCTTGCAGATGTTTCATTCTTCAACAGTCTTAACATTAACCTTTGCTTGAGGAGCAAGCCCATCTTATGACTTCCACATCAAAACATTCATATTTGCTGCTAACATGCCATACATCCTACCATTGAGTTAACAAAGTCATTGTTCCCCCCGAGAAAGTCCCCATCCACCAATGTTTGACCTGCTACCACTGATAGCACTTACTACTGGCGGCCAATATTGAAAAGAGACCTTACCTTAGCTCCAATTTGGTTCCCACACTGGCCAATCTGAAGATGCACAATTTCACGCATTTTGTGTAGCTTAGACCTGTTGGTGACTACAACCTAACACAGGTTTTCTGGTTGCAGTCCCCAGAACAAGCCCTCTTTCTGCTGCTATATCAGCTACACCCAGCACAGTCTGCCCCAAGGGGCCCTTTTATACTAGTGAGATTGTCACTCAGCCAGCAAGGGGAGTAGCCAGCAACTCATCAAAGCCTTTCACAAGGAGGCAAAGTGCCTTTTCCCTGTCTGTGTACAGGGTACAAGAGCACAGGTACTGAGtgtcttggaaaataaaattgttacACGCACCCCCTTACAATTAATTCCACTTCTCTGTACAGTGTGATTCGGGAATATCTGTGCACACTCTATTtgtgtttcattattttatacataatatatatacaaatatatatgcatacatagaGATTATAGCCAAAAATGAGCAATCTTAATTTATTAAGCACATGTGCTTCTGCcatataatttaaattttaacatCATATGAGTCATACAGGACAGCAACCAtaataaaaacagtaacaaCTTTTGAGCAGTAGCCTCCTATAAGAACATTCAGCGCGCTGCCAGGCAAACTTGCAGTTCACTAATAAGCATCATTCTCAGTGTCTAACTGCATGAAGGAGGGGGACAGGATCAGtgacaaaaaaatactttgtaaaacATAAATATAACACTGCACTCTCAGTGATATATGTTCCTTAAGCGTTTAATAAGAATCCATCAATTTCAGCCAATCTAAAATCTGAATCAACTTGTGACTAATTCATACAGATGCttgctctctcttcctttcctgccagtaagaaatactgtatttcttatatttcttattttcttatatCTGAGATGTAGTATTTCAGAACTTGCCAGGAAAATGCTAGAGGTGAAAACCCAGTTCCACTGAAGTTAACTATAATGTTCTCTGTGTGAAATGTTTCACTGCATTAAAGGAAACGATGCAAAGCTGAGCAAAACACGACACGGTCGTGTTGCCTGCAGATAAACAGCACTAATATCGCTGAGCAACAGAAACCCAGAATGGACTGTCTTCTGGAAGCTTATAGTAGTTTTATTACACGTCAGACGACTATCAGTGCTTTGCAAATGTTCCTTTTAAGGATAGGAAAAGGAACTATAATTAGGAAAGCAccttaaattattttgtataaaaaaatgacagtggAAGGACTTGACTCATTGAAAGTAATACCACTTTATGGGCTGCTAGAGATAAGGAATCTCTGAGCTTCCATATTGTTCCAAAAGAAGAATCAGCTTGTTCCAGACTTCCCCACCACAGATGACCtccacttcttccaccagccaATGGAGGAGCAGACAGCTGCTCCTAAGGCAAAGGTTAGCGCCAGAAGTGCATTGCAAAAAAGTAGCTAGCAAACATTCGGTCATCCTCTGCCAAGCTATGGGCCGTCCTCAGTAGGGAGCAATAAAAGCAAGACTTTAAATTCAGGtagattaattttgtttccttaaaacaCAATAGTTTTATcattttccaaaaaagaaatattctccGAACAGTTTAGTTTACTCAGCAAGGCAACGTAACAGTTATGGTCCATTGCTACATTGTAGGTATTTTCTACAATAGCGGTGGATATCTTCTACAATTTCCTAACACAAAACTTTATAAAGGTTATTTGGAcatttactttgaaataaaatttaattttattcatgcACATTTCATATTTGTCTTCTCCAACTATGCTTAGCTAAAAGCAATGGTGCAATTCAGAGTTGTACATTCAATTGCTGCATTCTGAATGGGAGCTGCACTGACACAATGTGTCAGAGAGCTGACGACACTAAAGAAATACTACTTCAAATATGCAGTGTATTAATCTACAATAGCCACAAATTATGAAGAGGCTGAAGACGCTAATTCATCGTCCAAAAAATttggcaaaataatttcagcaatATACTCACTGAGAGCATCTCAcaagcaaaggaggaaaaaaaaaaaaaagggaagtgcAATATGCAATCACTTaaccttgttttttctcttgctaaAAATAGGTCCCTGGAATCATGTGCCTCCTCTGAAGCACTTCCTTATTGAGTCTTAAAAATTATGGCACATGACACAAAGCACCTGAGGCACTTTGTGAAGCAGAGGTGGTTTGtgcctcttttcctctcctccccaatGGCATTTCTGTGAATCTCCAAGTCTGTCTTCATACCAAACCTGGTACAAGAAAAGCCTGTTTCTCTGTAAACTTTGTCTGCGGGCCTGTCATTCCGCAGCTCTGAGAAACCTCAAGCCTGCTAACTGCCCGAGCGCGCTTCCCAGGCGCAGCCATTGAACATGTGCTATTGCAGATTAGCGGTGTGAGCGTCACCAGAGAAAGAGGAGA from Pelecanus crispus isolate bPelCri1 chromosome 14, bPelCri1.pri, whole genome shotgun sequence includes:
- the TUBB1 gene encoding tubulin beta-1 chain isoform X4, yielding MREIVHLQIGQSHKYVPRSILVDLEPGTMDSVRSSKIGPLFRPDNFIHGNSGAGNNWAKGHYTEGAELIENVMDVVRNECESCDCLQGFQLIHSLGGGTGSGMGTLLINKIREEYPDRIMNTFSVVPSPKVSDTVVEPYNAILSIHQLIENTDETFCIDNEALYDICFRTLKLTNPTYGDLNHLVSLTMSGVTTSLRFPGQLNADLRKLAVNMVPFPRLHFFMPGFAPLTARGSQQYRALSVPELTQQMFDARNMMAACDPRRGRYLTVACIFRGRMSTREVDEQLLAVQTKNSSYFVEWIPNNVKVAVCDIPPRGLKMAATFIGNNTAIQELFIRVSEQFSAMFRRKAFLHWYTGEGMDELEFSEAEGNTNDLVSEYQQYQDATADVEEYEEVEVEASPEKEAL
- the TUBB1 gene encoding tubulin beta-1 chain isoform X5, which produces MREIVHLQIGQCGNQIGAKFWEVISDEHGIDTAGNYRGDASLQLERINVYFNEAYSHKYVPRSILVDLEPGTMDSVRSSKIGPLFRPDNFIHGNSGAGNNWAKGHYTEGAELIENVMDVVRNELDEQLLAVQTKNSSYFVEWIPNNVKVAVCDIPPRGLKMAATFIGNNTAIQELFIRVSEQFSAMFRRKAFLHWYTGEGMDELEFSEAEGNTNDLVSEYQQYQDATADVEEYEEVEVEASPEKEAL
- the TUBB1 gene encoding tubulin beta-1 chain isoform X2; amino-acid sequence: MREIVHLQIGQCGNQIGAKFWEVISDEHGIDTAGNYRGDASLQLERINVYFNEAYSHKYVPRSILVDLEPGTMDSVRSSKIGPLFRPDNFIHGNSGAGNNWAKGHYTEGAELIENVMDVVRNECESCDCLQGFQLIHSLGGGTGSGMGTLLINKIREEYPDRIMNTFSVVPSPKVSDTVVEPYNAILSIHQLIENTDETFCIDNEALYDICFRTLKLTNPTYGDLNHLVSLTMSGVTTSLRFPGQLNADLRKLAVNMVPFPRLHFFMPGFAPLTARGSQQYRALSVPELTQQMFDARNMMAACDPRRGRYLTVACIFRGRMSTREVDEQLLAVQTKNSSYFVEWIPNNVKVAVCDIPPRGLKMAATFIGNNTAIQELFIRVSEQFSAMFRRKAFLHWYTGEGMDELEFSEAEGNTNDLVSEYQQYQDATADVEEYEEVEVEASPEKEAL
- the TUBB1 gene encoding tubulin beta-1 chain isoform X1; the protein is MREIVHLQIGQCGNQIGAKFWEVISDEHGIDTAGNYRGDASLQLERINVYFNEAYCKCSAPLGNWSHSFSFVLAHKYVPRSILVDLEPGTMDSVRSSKIGPLFRPDNFIHGNSGAGNNWAKGHYTEGAELIENVMDVVRNECESCDCLQGFQLIHSLGGGTGSGMGTLLINKIREEYPDRIMNTFSVVPSPKVSDTVVEPYNAILSIHQLIENTDETFCIDNEALYDICFRTLKLTNPTYGDLNHLVSLTMSGVTTSLRFPGQLNADLRKLAVNMVPFPRLHFFMPGFAPLTARGSQQYRALSVPELTQQMFDARNMMAACDPRRGRYLTVACIFRGRMSTREVDEQLLAVQTKNSSYFVEWIPNNVKVAVCDIPPRGLKMAATFIGNNTAIQELFIRVSEQFSAMFRRKAFLHWYTGEGMDELEFSEAEGNTNDLVSEYQQYQDATADVEEYEEVEVEASPEKEAL
- the ATP5F1E gene encoding ATP synthase F(1) complex subunit epsilon, mitochondrial; amino-acid sequence: MVAYWRQAGLSYIRYSQICAQVVRAAMKPQYKAEAERAAAATVKTVKPKKE
- the TUBB1 gene encoding tubulin beta-1 chain isoform X3, which codes for MREIVHLQIGQCGNQIGAKFWEVISDEHGIDTAGNYRGDASLQLERINVYFNEAYCNSGAGNNWAKGHYTEGAELIENVMDVVRNECESCDCLQGFQLIHSLGGGTGSGMGTLLINKIREEYPDRIMNTFSVVPSPKVSDTVVEPYNAILSIHQLIENTDETFCIDNEALYDICFRTLKLTNPTYGDLNHLVSLTMSGVTTSLRFPGQLNADLRKLAVNMVPFPRLHFFMPGFAPLTARGSQQYRALSVPELTQQMFDARNMMAACDPRRGRYLTVACIFRGRMSTREVDEQLLAVQTKNSSYFVEWIPNNVKVAVCDIPPRGLKMAATFIGNNTAIQELFIRVSEQFSAMFRRKAFLHWYTGEGMDELEFSEAEGNTNDLVSEYQQYQDATADVEEYEEVEVEASPEKEAL